The following are encoded together in the Humulus lupulus chromosome 5, drHumLupu1.1, whole genome shotgun sequence genome:
- the LOC133780415 gene encoding uncharacterized protein LOC133780415 has translation MYGEEFMIEIVIQWTELEQYKRYLQIIFARVEKVAAHLHLENHSLIDICKTQFCDRVWDRFHTEIDFSVTKMKEAGVFSNENPLKNDLIQFFTDMEKVRPNERFQTTYDIVK, from the exons ATGTACGGCGAAGAGTTCATGATTGAAATTGTGATACAATGGACAGAGCTAGAACAATACAAAAGATATCTTCAGATAATATTTGCTCGTGTGGAGAAAGTTGCAGCGCATTTACATCTAGAAAATCATTCATTGATTGATATTTGTAAAACCCAATTCTGTGacagg GTCTGGGATAGGTTCCACACTGAAATCGACTTTTCGGTAACTAAGATG AAGGAGGCAGGGGTGTTTAGCAATGAAAATCCATTGAAGAATGACCTGATTCAATTCTTCACTGACATGGAGAAAGTACGTCCCAATGAACGATTTCAGACGACTTATGATATTGTCAAATAG